The DNA region TCAACCCCGACGCGACGTCCTTCGTGCGCTTCATCAGGCCGCTGACCAACACTCTCGGTTTCGCGGCGCCGCTGATCGCCGCCGGGCTGGGGGTGGCGCTGGCGTTCCGCGCCGGCCTGTTCAACATCGGCGCCCGCGGCCAGATGCTCGTCGCCTGCGCGGCGGCGGCGCTGGCCACCTTCGGGCTGGAACTGCCGACGTGGATCCACCTCCCGCTGACTCTGGCCGCCGGAATCGCCGGCGGGGCGATCTGGGGCTGGATCGCCGGGCTGCTGAAGGCCCGCACGGGTGCGCATGAGGTGATCGTGACGATCATGCTCAACTTCGTCGCCCTGTATCTGGTGCGGTGGATGATCCGCACCCCCGACCTGCTGCAGAAGCCCGGCACCAACCAGCCGATCTCGGCGGCGACACCGGAGTCGGCGCAGTTCCCGCCGCTGTTCGGCGCGCAGTTCCCGCTGTTGAACTGGGGCTTTCCGACCGTGATCGTCGCTGCGGTGTTCGTCTGGTGGCTGATCGAGCACTCCAGTCTGGGCTTCCGCCTGCGCGCGGTCGGGGAGAACCCGAACGCGGCTCGGGCCGCCGGGATCAGCGTGCAGCGGATGTACGTGTACGCGATGCTCTTCGCCGGGGGACTGGCGGGGCTGGCCGGCATGAACCAGATCCTGGGCTCGGTCACCAGCGGTTTCGGCGACGGCATCGACGCGGGGATCGGATTCGATGCGATCACGGTCGCACTCCTGGGCCGCAGCCGTGCCTGGGGCACCGTGTGGGCCGGGCTGCTGTTCGGGGCGTTGAAAGCGGGGTCGTTCACCATGCAGGCCGCGCAGGGCATCCCCGTGGACATCGTGCTGGTGGTCGAGTCGATGATCGTGCTGTTCATCGCGGCGCCGCCGCTGGTGCGTACCATCTTCGGCCTGCCCAAGGACGACAGTGACCGTTCCGCCAAGGGCAGGGCCAGGGCCGCACGCCGGCGCGCGATCGTCGAGGAGAGCAAGGCGATGGTGTCATGATGGTCGTACTCGAGAGGGAGTCCCTCGAACCGGCGCTCGTGCGCACCCGGCACTTCAAGCTCCCGATCACACTGACCGCGGTGGTCGTGCTGCTGGGCCTGCTGTTCGCGCTGTCCCCGGTGACGGGTCAGAGCGTCTTCCGAATCGGCGACGGCACGTCTGTGGCGCTGGACGACGTGCGGTTGCCCTCCGCCGCGACGACGTGGGTCGTCTGGACGATCATCGTGCTGCTGACGGCATGGACCTGGGTGGATGCCGGGCTGTACCGCCGCCCCCGGCTGTGGCTGCCGATCGTCTACGCGCTGCTGGCCGTGTTCGCGTTCCTGACCTGGGCCGCGCAGGACGGCGGCGTCGTACCTGTCGCGGGCACGCTCGCGGGGGCGCTGTCGCTGTCGGTGCCGCTGGTCTACGGCGCGCTGGCCGGAGTGATCGGCGAGCGGGGTGGCGTGGTGAACATCGCCATCGAGGGCCAGCTGCTGCTCGGTGCGTTCGCCGCTGTGCTCCTCTCCAGCGTCACACACAGTCCGTTCGTCGGGCTGATCGGAGCCATGATCGGCGGCGTCCTGGTGGCGTTCGTGCTCGCGGCGTTCTCGATCCGGTACCTGGTCGACCAGATCATCGTCGGCGTCGTGCTCAACGTGCTCGTGTCGGGGCTGACCGGGTTCCTCTACGGT from Microbacterium soli includes:
- a CDS encoding ABC transporter permease; amino-acid sequence: MSDRVPGADGIAEAPRSNQLIREMLRSSVTTTVLAIVVSMVVGGILIAATNENVQTTAGYFFARPGDMLGASWDAVSGGYYALFQGSIVNPDATSFVRFIRPLTNTLGFAAPLIAAGLGVALAFRAGLFNIGARGQMLVACAAAALATFGLELPTWIHLPLTLAAGIAGGAIWGWIAGLLKARTGAHEVIVTIMLNFVALYLVRWMIRTPDLLQKPGTNQPISAATPESAQFPPLFGAQFPLLNWGFPTVIVAAVFVWWLIEHSSLGFRLRAVGENPNAARAAGISVQRMYVYAMLFAGGLAGLAGMNQILGSVTSGFGDGIDAGIGFDAITVALLGRSRAWGTVWAGLLFGALKAGSFTMQAAQGIPVDIVLVVESMIVLFIAAPPLVRTIFGLPKDDSDRSAKGRARAARRRAIVEESKAMVS
- a CDS encoding ABC transporter permease — protein: MMVVLERESLEPALVRTRHFKLPITLTAVVVLLGLLFALSPVTGQSVFRIGDGTSVALDDVRLPSAATTWVVWTIIVLLTAWTWVDAGLYRRPRLWLPIVYALLAVFAFLTWAAQDGGVVPVAGTLAGALSLSVPLVYGALAGVIGERGGVVNIAIEGQLLLGAFAAVLLSSVTHSPFVGLIGAMIGGVLVAFVLAAFSIRYLVDQIIVGVVLNVLVSGLTGFLYGALLAPNEAALNSAATFDKWPIPLLADIPVLGPVLFNQTFIVYLMYVIVALVSWGLYRTRWGLRLRSVGEHPQAADTVGIRVNPTRFWNVLLAGAIAGAGGAYFTLVSVPQFTKDMTAGLGFIALAAVIFGGWNPIRATLAALLFGFATNLQNLLTVLKTPIPSEFMLMLPYVVTILAVAGFAGQIKSPAADGKPYIKA